A section of the Alkalihalobacillus sp. LMS39 genome encodes:
- a CDS encoding pullulanase, protein MKKNLWHRSLLFIIISLLVFSPSSLSFSFTSAVVQAEENNHNTLRIHYQKQDGNYENWGLWTWGDVKSPTDEWPTGALSFEETEDGNAYVDVELAEGAAQIGFLVVNKQTEEKDGGDKTFLISSQNINEIWIQEGSDQVYTYEPVSLDENQVRIHYVNESGNYENLGLWLWDDVVNPSENWPSGAKAFDGVGRYGAFVDVDVKDNASKISFLVVNRVNGQQSGDMSFSLLEDYNQLWIREGDSTVYISPYWETPVALISGEVLSTNKIVLQFTSVKGMTEAELLELLSISDKEGNPISISGLTIKNDRTVEVFVELDLDQSPFSVTFDGKTITVGTGWRMIDELYAYDGELGATLHSNGTATLKLWSPSADSVSVVLYDKNNQNNIVHENIEMTLGDRGVWHVTLQPENTGIDNVNGYYYHYKITRGEDTVLALDPYAKSMATWNNFGDDPIGKAAIVNPADIGPTLQYANIDGYEKREDAIIYEVHVRDFTSDPSIEGNLQSQFGTFTAFIDKLDYIEQLGVTHVQLLPVMSYFWANEFENNERMLEYSSSGNNYNWGYDPHSYFAPTGMYSENPDDPELRIQELKMLIDEIHKRGMGVILDVVYNHTAQVEIFEDLEPNYYHFMDADGTPRTSFGGGRLGTTHEMARRILVDSILYWTDVYKVDGFRFDMMGDHDAETIQIAYDKAKQLNPNILMIGEGWRTYVGDEGETDVMPADQDWMQYTDSVGVFSDEFRNELKSGFGSEGQPRFITGGARNVQQIFDNIKAQPHNFVADDPGDVVPYIEAHDNLTLHDVIAQSIKKDPDYHQEEIQQRIRIGNAMVLTSQGTAFIHAGQEFGRTKQYREETTEAPYKSTYMVDENGQPFDYPYFIHDSYDSSDAINMFNWEQATNASKYPLHNETREYTTGLIELRRSTDAFRLGSKALVDENVTIIEAPEMKERDLVIAYRNEATNGDAYYVFVNADSTSRSLTISEDLTRGVVLVDSDEAGTVGVSEQSGFQLTSDSIELDPLTTVIIKLSEGEEQPPTTPEEPIEEEPIDEDPKEEEPKEEEPNDEDPKEEDPSTEVPDDSKQPSQPTPTPDEEGEGIDDDKVEENEGKDSDDQENSLPKTATPFYTFMLIGFIVIVAGAIVYMYQRKQKGTIVE, encoded by the coding sequence TTGAAAAAGAATTTATGGCATCGTTCACTTTTATTTATTATCATCAGTCTTTTAGTATTTTCCCCTAGTTCTTTATCTTTTAGTTTCACTTCAGCAGTCGTACAAGCTGAAGAGAACAATCATAATACACTTAGAATTCATTATCAGAAGCAAGATGGGAACTATGAAAATTGGGGATTATGGACATGGGGAGACGTAAAATCTCCTACAGATGAATGGCCAACTGGAGCTCTTTCATTTGAAGAAACTGAAGATGGCAATGCTTATGTGGATGTTGAATTAGCAGAAGGAGCAGCACAAATCGGATTCCTTGTAGTCAACAAACAAACAGAAGAAAAAGATGGAGGAGATAAGACATTTCTCATTTCCTCACAAAATATAAATGAAATCTGGATTCAAGAAGGCTCAGATCAAGTGTATACATATGAACCAGTTTCTTTAGATGAAAACCAAGTCAGAATTCATTATGTTAATGAAAGTGGAAACTATGAAAATCTAGGTTTGTGGCTTTGGGATGATGTCGTGAATCCTTCAGAAAACTGGCCATCAGGAGCAAAAGCGTTTGATGGAGTTGGACGATATGGGGCCTTTGTCGATGTTGATGTAAAGGATAACGCAAGTAAAATAAGTTTCCTTGTTGTAAATAGAGTGAATGGACAACAAAGTGGGGATATGTCGTTTTCCTTATTAGAAGATTATAATCAGCTTTGGATAAGAGAGGGAGATTCGACGGTTTATATTTCCCCTTATTGGGAAACACCTGTTGCTCTAATTTCAGGAGAAGTATTATCTACTAATAAAATCGTTTTACAGTTTACGAGTGTAAAAGGAATGACAGAAGCAGAATTACTTGAACTACTTTCCATCTCTGATAAGGAAGGTAATCCAATTTCTATTTCAGGGCTCACAATTAAAAATGATAGAACCGTAGAAGTATTTGTCGAGCTTGATTTAGACCAATCCCCGTTTTCTGTTACATTTGATGGAAAAACGATAACGGTTGGGACAGGATGGAGAATGATAGATGAATTATATGCTTATGATGGTGAGTTAGGTGCGACATTACATTCAAATGGGACAGCTACGTTAAAATTATGGTCACCTTCTGCAGATTCGGTTAGTGTGGTTCTTTACGATAAAAACAATCAAAACAATATCGTCCATGAAAACATCGAAATGACGTTAGGTGATCGAGGTGTCTGGCACGTAACATTACAACCTGAAAATACGGGTATTGATAATGTAAATGGCTATTACTATCATTATAAAATTACAAGAGGAGAAGACACAGTTCTTGCTTTAGATCCTTATGCAAAATCGATGGCGACATGGAATAATTTTGGGGATGACCCGATTGGGAAAGCTGCTATTGTGAATCCAGCCGACATTGGTCCAACTCTTCAATATGCGAATATTGATGGATATGAGAAAAGAGAAGACGCGATCATTTACGAAGTGCATGTCCGTGATTTCACATCTGATCCGAGTATAGAAGGAAATTTACAATCTCAGTTTGGTACATTTACCGCTTTTATTGATAAGCTTGATTATATTGAACAATTAGGTGTAACACATGTACAGCTTTTACCTGTAATGAGCTATTTTTGGGCAAATGAATTTGAAAATAATGAAAGAATGCTAGAATATTCTTCGTCCGGTAATAACTATAATTGGGGGTATGATCCCCATAGTTATTTTGCACCAACTGGAATGTATTCAGAAAATCCGGATGACCCAGAACTTCGAATCCAAGAACTCAAAATGTTAATTGATGAAATCCATAAACGAGGAATGGGTGTCATTCTCGATGTCGTGTATAACCATACGGCTCAAGTAGAAATTTTTGAAGATTTAGAACCGAATTACTATCATTTCATGGACGCTGATGGTACTCCACGGACTAGCTTTGGTGGTGGCCGTTTAGGTACAACACATGAAATGGCAAGAAGAATTTTAGTGGATTCTATTTTATATTGGACAGATGTATATAAGGTTGATGGTTTCCGTTTTGACATGATGGGTGACCATGATGCTGAGACGATTCAAATCGCTTATGACAAAGCCAAGCAATTAAACCCGAATATTCTCATGATCGGGGAAGGTTGGCGAACATATGTAGGAGATGAAGGTGAAACAGATGTTATGCCTGCAGACCAAGATTGGATGCAGTATACAGATAGTGTTGGTGTATTTTCAGATGAATTCCGTAATGAATTAAAATCTGGGTTCGGAAGTGAAGGCCAACCCCGTTTCATTACAGGCGGTGCTAGAAATGTGCAACAAATTTTTGATAATATTAAAGCACAGCCACATAATTTTGTTGCGGATGACCCTGGAGATGTCGTTCCTTATATTGAAGCACATGACAATTTAACACTCCATGATGTGATTGCCCAGTCGATAAAAAAAGACCCGGATTATCACCAAGAAGAAATCCAACAACGAATTCGAATTGGAAATGCGATGGTATTGACTTCGCAAGGTACAGCATTTATTCATGCGGGTCAAGAGTTTGGTAGAACAAAACAATATAGAGAAGAAACAACAGAAGCTCCATATAAATCGACATATATGGTAGATGAAAATGGCCAACCATTTGATTATCCATATTTTATTCATGATTCATATGACTCTTCAGATGCGATTAATATGTTTAATTGGGAACAAGCAACAAATGCGTCTAAATACCCTCTTCATAATGAAACGAGAGAATACACAACAGGATTAATTGAGTTGAGACGATCGACTGATGCCTTTCGTTTAGGTTCGAAAGCATTGGTAGATGAGAATGTTACGATAATCGAAGCTCCGGAAATGAAAGAGCGAGATTTAGTTATTGCGTATCGCAATGAGGCGACAAACGGAGATGCGTATTATGTATTTGTGAACGCAGATTCTACTTCTCGCTCGTTAACAATTAGTGAAGATTTAACAAGAGGAGTTGTGTTAGTAGATAGTGATGAAGCGGGTACAGTGGGAGTTTCTGAACAATCAGGTTTTCAACTAACATCAGATTCAATTGAATTAGATCCATTAACAACGGTTATTATAAAATTGTCTGAAGGTGAAGAGCAACCACCAACAACACCAGAGGAGCCAATAGAAGAAGAACCGATTGATGAAGACCCTAAAGAAGAAGAGCCAAAAGAAGAGGAACCAAATGACGAAGATCCAAAAGAGGAAGACCCATCTACTGAGGTTCCAGATGATTCGAAACAACCATCACAACCTACTCCTACTCCGGATGAAGAAGGAGAAGGAATTGATGACGATAAGGTAGAAGAAAATGAAGGAAAAGACAGTGATGATCAAGAGAACAGTTTGCCAAAAACAGCAACCCCATTTTATACGTTTATGTTAATAGGGTTCATCGTAATTGTTGCTGGAGCCATTGTTTATATGTATCAACGAAAACAAAAAGGGACAATAGTAGAATAA
- a CDS encoding nitric oxide synthase oxygenase, translating to MVSNNQLLSEASQFIELCYNERQLEKQIPARLDEIKGEINKKGFYTHTMEELQYGAKVAWRNSNKCIGRLFWNSLHVIDARDANTTEEVYRALCEHIEYATNGGRLIPTITIFAPKQNGKEKVRIWNHQLIRYAGYETNAGIVGDPASIEFTKTCNKLGWKGEETAFDILPLVVQLEECDPVWFDVPKDLVLEVGIEHPEFDKFRKLNLKWYAVPMISDMKLEIGGIIYPAAPFNGWYMGTEIGARNLADEERYNKLADVAKIIGVETTKNSTLWKDKALVELNVAVLYSFKRAGVSIVDHHTAAEQFKHFQEAELAKGRNVTGDWTWLIPPVSPATTHIFHQQYKNDIVTPNFFYQENKY from the coding sequence TTGGTTTCAAACAATCAGTTACTAAGTGAAGCAAGTCAATTTATAGAACTTTGTTATAACGAGCGTCAGCTAGAAAAACAAATCCCAGCTCGACTTGACGAAATAAAAGGTGAAATAAATAAGAAGGGGTTTTATACCCATACAATGGAAGAGCTACAATATGGGGCAAAGGTGGCGTGGAGAAATAGTAATAAATGTATTGGTCGTTTATTTTGGAATTCCTTGCATGTCATTGATGCAAGGGATGCAAATACTACTGAAGAAGTGTATAGGGCGTTATGTGAACATATTGAATATGCGACAAATGGGGGCAGGCTCATTCCAACGATTACGATTTTTGCTCCTAAGCAAAATGGAAAAGAAAAGGTTCGGATTTGGAATCATCAGTTGATTCGATATGCTGGATATGAAACAAATGCTGGCATTGTAGGGGATCCTGCTTCGATTGAATTCACGAAAACTTGTAATAAGCTAGGGTGGAAAGGGGAAGAGACAGCTTTTGATATTTTACCTCTCGTTGTTCAACTAGAGGAATGTGATCCTGTATGGTTTGATGTTCCGAAAGACCTCGTATTGGAAGTAGGGATCGAGCACCCTGAATTTGATAAGTTTCGAAAGTTAAACTTGAAGTGGTATGCGGTGCCTATGATTTCGGATATGAAACTAGAGATAGGCGGTATTATCTATCCAGCTGCCCCTTTTAATGGATGGTATATGGGAACTGAAATTGGAGCCAGAAATTTAGCAGATGAAGAGCGTTATAATAAATTAGCTGACGTTGCAAAAATCATTGGTGTGGAAACAACGAAAAATTCTACGCTTTGGAAAGATAAAGCATTAGTTGAATTAAATGTAGCTGTCCTTTATTCATTTAAAAGAGCTGGTGTTAGCATCGTTGACCATCATACAGCAGCGGAACAGTTTAAACATTTTCAAGAGGCAGAACTAGCGAAAGGAAGAAACGTTACGGGGGATTGGACATGGTTAATTCCTCCGGTGTCACCGGCAACAACACATATTTTTCATCAGCAATATAAAAATGATATTGTCACACCAAACTTTTTTTATCAAGAAAATAAATATTAA
- the putP gene encoding sodium/proline symporter PutP, with translation MEQTTLITFIVYLVGMLVIGLVFYKLTNNLSDYILGGRKLNGSVAALSAGASDMSSWLLLGLPGYAYVAGMEAIWISVGLAVGAYINWQFVAKRLRTYTEVAGNSITIPSYLENRFRDRSKVLRVISAIVILVFFAFYTSAGLVGGALLFEASFGLSYTNALWIGAIVIISYTFLGGFLAVSWTDFFQGILMFLALIIVPIVAISHLGGFSETINAVGSINPDFLDVYSGVTFIGVISLVAWGLGYFGQPHILTRFMAVKSVHEIPKARFIGMTWMVLTLLGALFVGFAGIAFFASAPLAEGAEETVFIAFTQILFDPWVAGFLLAAILSAIMSTIDSQLLVSSSALAEDFYKSILRKSASEDELVKVGRIGVLVIAIIAIIMAYNPENTVLDLVGYAWAGFGAAFGPVIILSLFWRNMTRNGALAGMITGGLTVIIWANIEGGLFEMYEIVPGFILATLAVILFSKLGTKPSEEIQQEFDDVVAQK, from the coding sequence TTGGAACAAACTACGTTAATTACATTTATCGTTTATCTTGTCGGGATGTTAGTCATTGGTTTAGTCTTTTATAAATTAACAAATAACTTATCAGATTATATTCTCGGGGGAAGGAAATTAAATGGTAGTGTTGCTGCATTAAGTGCTGGTGCATCAGACATGAGTAGTTGGTTATTGCTTGGATTACCTGGTTATGCTTATGTAGCTGGGATGGAGGCAATTTGGATTTCAGTTGGTTTAGCCGTAGGTGCTTATATTAATTGGCAATTTGTTGCAAAACGATTACGAACATATACTGAAGTGGCAGGGAATTCTATTACGATTCCCAGTTATTTAGAAAATCGGTTTCGAGACCGTTCGAAAGTGTTAAGAGTAATTTCAGCTATTGTTATTTTAGTATTTTTTGCTTTTTATACTTCGGCAGGTTTAGTTGGCGGTGCGTTATTATTTGAAGCTTCCTTTGGTCTTTCTTATACGAATGCGTTATGGATAGGCGCCATTGTTATTATATCGTATACATTTTTAGGAGGATTTTTAGCTGTAAGTTGGACTGACTTTTTCCAAGGTATCTTAATGTTTTTAGCTTTAATTATTGTTCCGATTGTTGCCATCTCCCACCTAGGTGGCTTTAGTGAAACGATAAATGCAGTCGGAAGTATTAATCCTGATTTTCTCGATGTTTATTCAGGAGTGACATTTATTGGTGTTATTTCTTTAGTCGCTTGGGGTTTAGGTTATTTTGGTCAACCTCATATTTTGACAAGGTTTATGGCTGTAAAATCTGTTCATGAAATCCCGAAAGCTCGTTTTATTGGGATGACTTGGATGGTACTTACTTTGTTAGGGGCTTTATTTGTCGGGTTTGCTGGAATTGCATTTTTTGCAAGTGCGCCTTTAGCAGAAGGGGCTGAAGAAACAGTCTTTATTGCATTTACGCAAATTTTATTTGACCCTTGGGTAGCAGGATTTTTACTAGCAGCGATATTATCGGCTATTATGAGTACGATTGATTCTCAGTTACTCGTATCTTCAAGTGCGTTAGCGGAAGATTTTTATAAGTCTATCTTAAGAAAGTCTGCTAGTGAAGATGAACTAGTGAAAGTTGGAAGAATTGGAGTTCTTGTTATTGCGATTATTGCCATCATCATGGCGTATAACCCCGAAAATACGGTATTAGACTTAGTCGGATATGCATGGGCTGGATTTGGTGCAGCATTTGGTCCAGTTATCATCTTATCATTGTTTTGGAGAAATATGACAAGAAATGGGGCATTGGCAGGGATGATAACAGGTGGTTTGACTGTCATCATTTGGGCAAATATTGAGGGTGGTTTGTTTGAAATGTATGAAATTGTTCCAGGGTTCATTCTTGCTACGCTCGCTGTCATTTTGTTTAGTAAATTAGGCACAAAACCATCAGAAGAAATTCAACAGGAATTTGATGATGTGGTTGCCCAAAAATAA
- a CDS encoding M20 family metallo-hydrolase, giving the protein MMLKQKSQINSQRISERIMELSNIGKHKNGGVTRKALTEEDRLAQVLIMKWMKQAGLHVKIDNFGNVIGRKESIYSDRPAVAIGSHLDTIPNGGFFDGTIGVIGGIEVAQVIHDEGIELSHPLEVIVFSDEEGARFKGALFGSRGMVGKVKKEELYTKDTHGTNRYSALEAFGLQPDFLHQDVRKKGELKVFLEMHIEQGPYLESQNKPVGIVVGLAGPVWLTVEVQGDSGHAGTVPMSLRRDPMAGAAEMILNIETLCFGEDTPIVGTVGAIKAKPGVANVIPESIEFTVDIRDIDSDSRAEKIEEIKEMVIKVCKKRGLTSEIREHLHEDPIDCAEHVIDTMEKAGANLKLSPPLMISGAAHDAMVMSEITDIGLLFVRCYDGGGHNEHEWAEIADITKGVALLLETTLAYL; this is encoded by the coding sequence ATGATGTTAAAACAAAAAAGCCAGATTAATAGCCAACGTATTTCTGAACGAATTATGGAGCTTTCGAATATTGGGAAACATAAAAATGGTGGGGTGACAAGAAAAGCATTAACGGAAGAAGACCGACTAGCTCAAGTATTAATTATGAAATGGATGAAGCAAGCCGGGTTACACGTGAAAATTGATAATTTTGGAAATGTCATAGGGAGAAAGGAATCCATTTACAGCGACAGACCAGCAGTTGCAATCGGTTCTCATCTTGATACGATCCCAAATGGAGGTTTTTTTGATGGAACAATTGGTGTGATTGGTGGAATCGAAGTAGCTCAAGTGATTCATGACGAAGGAATTGAATTGAGTCACCCTCTAGAGGTTATTGTGTTTTCAGATGAAGAGGGGGCAAGGTTTAAGGGGGCATTGTTTGGAAGTCGAGGGATGGTTGGGAAGGTAAAGAAAGAAGAGTTATATACTAAAGATACCCATGGTACAAATCGGTATTCGGCATTAGAGGCATTTGGTTTACAACCAGATTTCCTTCATCAGGATGTTCGTAAAAAAGGTGAACTTAAAGTGTTTTTAGAAATGCACATTGAACAAGGCCCCTATTTAGAATCACAAAATAAGCCGGTTGGGATTGTAGTTGGCTTGGCAGGACCAGTATGGTTAACAGTCGAAGTTCAAGGCGATTCTGGGCATGCTGGAACTGTCCCAATGTCACTCCGAAGAGACCCAATGGCTGGTGCGGCAGAAATGATTTTGAATATCGAAACCCTTTGTTTTGGAGAGGATACCCCGATAGTCGGTACGGTTGGAGCGATAAAAGCAAAACCCGGGGTCGCCAATGTTATTCCCGAGTCGATTGAATTTACAGTAGATATACGTGATATTGATTCGGATTCTCGCGCAGAAAAGATAGAGGAAATTAAAGAAATGGTAATAAAAGTTTGTAAAAAAAGGGGCTTAACTTCAGAAATAAGAGAGCATTTACACGAGGATCCGATTGATTGTGCTGAGCATGTGATCGATACGATGGAAAAGGCGGGAGCGAACTTGAAGTTGTCACCGCCTTTGATGATAAGCGGGGCAGCGCATGATGCGATGGTGATGAGTGAAATAACAGACATCGGGTTATTATTTGTTCGGTGTTATGATGGAGGAGGTCATAATGAACACGAATGGGCTGAGATTGCAGACATTACAAAAGGGGTAGCCTTGTTGTTAGAAACAACATTAGCGTATCTATAA
- the add gene encoding adenosine deaminase, with the protein MNASVIKSLPKVDLHLHLDGSVQPNTLIELAKQKGVTLPAETETELLPYMQVTKTGQLKDYLKTFDLVLPMMQTEEALERIAFEVVEQASLDNCIYIEVRFGPILHTREGLRLEQVISAVIKGLQRGESTFGVKARVIASCLRHHSVTENIAVIKAASSFLHKGLVAVDLAGDEGNFPTYLHQEVFALANEKGIPVTIHAGEAAGPDSIYDAVTQLGAARIGHGVRARENKDIVDLLIEKKIPLEMCPISNIQTKACDSWESYPFKEYYDMGFTLTINTDNLTVSNTTLTKEFLTLIEHFQLEIEDVLALLRNGIEAAFLPENEKQEVRERFESDLNKV; encoded by the coding sequence ATGAATGCCAGTGTAATAAAAAGTTTGCCTAAAGTTGATCTTCATTTGCATTTAGATGGGAGTGTTCAACCAAATACACTTATCGAATTGGCGAAACAAAAGGGAGTCACCTTACCGGCAGAAACTGAAACAGAATTACTGCCTTATATGCAAGTCACAAAAACAGGTCAATTAAAAGATTATTTAAAAACGTTTGATTTAGTCCTACCGATGATGCAAACAGAAGAAGCGTTAGAACGAATAGCGTTTGAAGTGGTGGAACAAGCTTCTTTAGACAATTGTATTTATATTGAGGTTCGGTTTGGTCCAATACTTCATACGAGAGAGGGCTTACGCTTAGAACAAGTCATTTCTGCGGTCATCAAAGGTTTACAGCGTGGAGAATCAACATTTGGTGTGAAAGCGAGAGTGATTGCTTCATGTTTGCGACATCATAGTGTTACTGAAAATATCGCCGTGATTAAAGCAGCTTCTTCATTTTTACATAAAGGGTTAGTGGCTGTAGATTTGGCTGGAGATGAAGGGAATTTTCCAACATATCTTCATCAAGAAGTATTTGCCTTAGCGAACGAGAAAGGAATTCCAGTAACGATACACGCTGGAGAAGCCGCTGGGCCCGATAGTATTTATGATGCGGTTACACAACTAGGTGCTGCCCGAATTGGACACGGTGTTCGCGCAAGGGAAAATAAAGACATTGTGGACTTACTTATTGAAAAAAAGATTCCACTAGAGATGTGCCCGATTAGTAATATTCAAACGAAAGCATGCGATAGTTGGGAAAGCTATCCTTTTAAGGAGTATTATGATATGGGGTTCACGCTTACAATTAATACTGACAATTTAACGGTTTCAAATACAACATTGACAAAAGAGTTTTTAACATTAATCGAACATTTTCAGTTAGAAATAGAAGATGTGCTTGCCTTGTTGCGAAACGGGATAGAGGCCGCATTTTTACCTGAAAATGAAAAGCAAGAAGTTCGCGAAAGATTTGAGTCTGACTTAAATAAAGTGTAG
- a CDS encoding bifunctional UDP-sugar hydrolase/5'-nucleotidase, whose product MPTQKKVNIVLLETSDIHGNVLPINYGTNKKAELGLAKVATVIQTERNNNEHVIVIDNGDLIQGTPLTYHYVKFLHEMENPMVKLLNHLQYDGFIIGNHEFNYGLSPLEKAFETSTFPWLSANIINENNNKPTFGNPYFIKHVGAIKVAVLGITTHYIPNWEDPQHIQGLQFADAFETTKWWVNYIHEHEKPDVMVVSYHGGFERDLETGEPTENLTGENQGYAICKQISGIDVLLTGHQHRKIATTIDDVTVIQPSVNGEVVGKVTLELIFEQDKWIIENKKAELLSVEHVSPNKEVLDIVHEYESKTQTWLDQAIGTIQGDMTITNVFEARLQDHPFVEFINKVQMDAAGVTISNTALFNNNATGFQSHVTMRDIVSNYIYPNTLKVLRLKGQDIKDALERSASYFQLNHDGGIEINPAFTTPKPQHYNYDMWEGIEYVLDISKPIGERVILLQYNDNELDLTESFDVVMNNYRASGGGDYTMFQNKPVIKDIPIDMSELLASYFLSNKTIHACSNGNWKVIW is encoded by the coding sequence ATGCCAACGCAAAAAAAAGTAAACATTGTCCTATTAGAAACGAGTGATATTCATGGGAATGTGCTTCCGATTAACTATGGGACAAATAAAAAAGCGGAGCTAGGGTTAGCCAAAGTAGCTACCGTCATTCAAACTGAACGTAATAACAATGAACATGTTATTGTTATTGATAATGGCGACTTAATTCAAGGAACTCCTCTTACATATCATTATGTGAAATTTCTACATGAGATGGAAAACCCAATGGTAAAATTATTAAATCATCTTCAATATGATGGATTTATCATTGGTAATCATGAATTTAATTACGGATTATCTCCCCTTGAAAAAGCTTTTGAAACATCGACATTTCCATGGCTAAGTGCAAATATTATTAATGAGAACAACAATAAACCGACATTCGGCAACCCGTACTTCATTAAACATGTCGGGGCGATTAAAGTGGCTGTGTTAGGGATAACCACTCACTATATCCCAAATTGGGAAGACCCCCAACATATTCAAGGACTACAATTTGCTGATGCATTTGAAACGACGAAATGGTGGGTGAACTATATCCATGAGCATGAAAAACCAGATGTAATGGTTGTTTCTTATCACGGTGGATTCGAGCGGGATTTAGAAACAGGCGAACCTACTGAAAATCTAACAGGGGAAAATCAAGGGTATGCCATTTGCAAACAAATTAGTGGCATTGATGTTTTACTTACTGGTCATCAACATCGAAAGATCGCAACAACGATTGATGATGTTACTGTAATCCAACCGAGTGTAAATGGCGAAGTTGTCGGAAAAGTCACGCTCGAATTAATTTTTGAACAAGACAAATGGATAATTGAAAATAAAAAAGCCGAGCTTCTTTCCGTTGAACATGTCTCGCCAAATAAAGAAGTGCTTGACATTGTTCATGAGTATGAATCGAAAACACAAACATGGCTCGATCAAGCTATTGGAACGATACAAGGAGATATGACGATTACGAATGTATTTGAAGCACGACTACAAGACCATCCTTTTGTTGAGTTTATTAACAAAGTACAAATGGACGCTGCAGGTGTTACTATTTCTAATACAGCTCTTTTTAATAATAATGCCACCGGATTTCAGTCTCATGTTACGATGCGAGATATTGTTTCAAACTACATTTATCCGAATACATTAAAAGTACTCCGACTCAAAGGTCAAGATATTAAAGATGCCCTTGAACGTTCTGCCTCTTATTTTCAATTAAATCATGATGGAGGAATAGAAATTAATCCTGCTTTTACAACACCAAAACCACAGCATTATAATTATGATATGTGGGAAGGAATTGAATACGTGTTGGATATTTCAAAACCTATAGGAGAACGAGTAATTTTATTACAATACAACGATAATGAGTTGGATTTAACAGAGTCCTTTGATGTTGTGATGAATAATTACCGGGCCAGTGGTGGTGGGGACTACACAATGTTTCAAAATAAGCCTGTCATAAAAGATATCCCCATCGATATGTCGGAATTACTCGCAAGTTATTTTCTCTCAAACAAAACAATCCATGCTTGTTCAAATGGTAACTGGAAAGTCATTTGGTAA
- a CDS encoding M42 family metallopeptidase, which translates to MFGLLKDLTSLHGPCGYEQPVSKWIRDKVKDKVEHVQVDSLGNVIAKKKGKKSGPTVIVTAHMDEIGFIVKKIENNGLLRFEKLGGHDDRILLAQKVQVRTSSELLTGVIGTMSAHYAKFDDASKVRNHRQLYIDIGATSKEHAIELGIEIGNPITWAPSIDYLGNSSTGRFVGKGFDDRAGCAIILSLLENLQDGDFCGELIAIFTVQEEVGLRGAQVATNGIEADVAIAIDTTAVSDTPEETMDQTLGLGEGTGIKVIDFSLIAHPTVKEKLVNLAKIHKIRYQQEVFPGIGTDGGAVSLANKGIATGVLSIPSRYAHSPVEVIDKNDLDATLQLLETFIRVLDENSSFNFI; encoded by the coding sequence ATGTTTGGGTTATTAAAGGATTTAACTTCTTTACATGGGCCATGCGGATATGAGCAGCCTGTGTCAAAGTGGATTCGTGATAAAGTGAAAGATAAAGTTGAGCATGTTCAAGTTGATAGTTTAGGCAATGTTATTGCTAAGAAAAAAGGAAAAAAGTCAGGTCCAACTGTAATCGTTACAGCGCATATGGATGAAATCGGTTTTATCGTCAAAAAAATTGAAAATAATGGTCTTCTCCGTTTTGAGAAATTAGGTGGCCATGATGATAGAATACTATTGGCACAAAAGGTTCAAGTTCGCACATCATCAGAGTTGCTCACAGGAGTAATTGGTACGATGTCAGCACACTATGCTAAATTTGATGATGCGAGTAAAGTTCGAAATCACCGCCAATTATATATTGATATTGGTGCGACATCGAAAGAGCATGCAATTGAGTTAGGAATTGAAATTGGTAACCCGATTACATGGGCACCATCTATTGATTATCTTGGTAACTCTTCAACAGGACGCTTTGTAGGAAAGGGATTTGACGACCGTGCGGGGTGTGCCATCATTTTAAGTTTGTTAGAAAACTTACAAGATGGCGATTTTTGTGGAGAGCTGATTGCTATTTTTACCGTTCAAGAAGAAGTAGGGTTACGAGGGGCACAAGTTGCGACAAACGGTATAGAGGCGGATGTTGCAATTGCCATTGACACGACAGCTGTGAGTGATACTCCTGAAGAAACGATGGATCAAACATTAGGTTTAGGGGAGGGAACAGGGATTAAAGTGATTGATTTTAGTTTAATCGCTCATCCAACCGTAAAGGAAAAGCTTGTGAACTTAGCAAAAATACATAAGATTCGCTATCAACAAGAAGTATTTCCTGGTATCGGGACAGATGGTGGTGCTGTCAGTTTAGCGAATAAAGGGATTGCAACTGGAGTCCTCTCTATCCCGTCCCGTTATGCACACTCACCGGTAGAAGTGATAGATAAAAATGATCTAGATGCCACATTACAATTGCTTGAAACATTCATTCGCGTCTTAGACGAAAATAGTTCATTTAACTTTATATAA